Genomic DNA from Shouchella patagoniensis:
AAGTCAAACAAATCGGTTAGCTTTTCAAGAAATTGTTTCGTTTCTTTCCACTTCAAGACATAAGAAGAAACTTCAGATTGCAAACCTGTTTTAGGTTTTAAGTCTTCTAGATAATGGGGATTAGGTAAAAATCGAACATCAAAAACTAAGTCAGCATCAATTGGAATACCGTATTTAAAACCGAACGACACAAAATGAACCGTAAAGGATTGCCGTTCACTTGAGGCAAAGCGCTGCATGATCTTTTCTCTGAGTTGAACAGGCTTTAAATCCGTTGTATCTACAATTTGTTGGGCGCGACCTTTCATTTCTTCAAGTAATTGACGCTCACGTTGTATCCCTTCAAGAGGAAGGCCACCTTTTGCAAGAGGATGGTTTCTTCTTGTTTCTTTATAGCGTTGAACTAACTTGGCATCCTTTGCATCTAGGTATAGAATTTGCACACGCAATCGATTTACTGGAGTCTCATTTAATTCATCAATTGCTTTAAATAGCTCATCAAAAAACGATTGACCTCGTAAATCCATTACAAGCGCGACTTTTGTTACTTGATCAACGCCGCCTTCAATTAACTCAATAAATTTAGGTAACAAGGCAGGAGGCAAGTTATCAACGCAGTAATACCCTAAGTCTTCAAAACTTTGAACTGCAACAGTTTTTCCCGCGCCAGACATCCCTGTGATAATGACGATTTCGACATCGGTTTGTTTCATTGCACAGCCTCCTCCCGGCTAGCCGGTAGTGGGTCAAGTCGATATTTCACCAACTTATAGTCTTCTGTATAATAAAAAGTACCATAAAGTATACCTTCATTTGTTAAAACATGGTCAAAAACAAAATGATCTCCTGGAGCCATCGGTAAATTTGAATGAGCTTCAAGGTCTTGCCAAACTAATTTTC
This window encodes:
- the rapZ gene encoding RNase adapter RapZ, which gives rise to MKQTDVEIVIITGMSGAGKTVAVQSFEDLGYYCVDNLPPALLPKFIELIEGGVDQVTKVALVMDLRGQSFFDELFKAIDELNETPVNRLRVQILYLDAKDAKLVQRYKETRRNHPLAKGGLPLEGIQRERQLLEEMKGRAQQIVDTTDLKPVQLREKIMQRFASSERQSFTVHFVSFGFKYGIPIDADLVFDVRFLPNPHYLEDLKPKTGLQSEVSSYVLKWKETKQFLEKLTDLFDFVLPQYKREGKSQVVIGIGCTGGQHRSVTLAEYFSSYYEASYDARAGHRDIDKRKAQHL